From one Caldithrix abyssi DSM 13497 genomic stretch:
- a CDS encoding tetratricopeptide repeat protein, with protein sequence MRLMVLLIFSIFFIAIPFRAALQIDWEKVKDLQRPEELRVYLKALEDSVDTVPERAYRYLYRLEPLVNRFDLPELTLDFLFSKGHYFFVTGQYQKALNIFLSCATLASRSQRKKDYLRAMNNIAVVYARMDHYRESNNQYRQLIPLAIQSADQRRLMIIYLNMANNFLFLNLPDSAALYYAKALPLTQQGSFYRAALEVNLARLHVQLKNYSLAQELAWRSASYADSVGNIEMYLESLANIVSSYIGKKQWQKAERLAHQIETIAQERQLRLQLKDAYLTLAQIYREMGKYARALDYFQKYDVLKDSLYNESISQQINELKIKYDTEKKEKELAFKEAIIKRKDRENQVLTLGALVMLILLSAIIILYIKKRMAYNLLVQKGLQWSDCGLTARNKIAVNGAARQAINSKKEREIVRRIEEDFIGNKWFRESNLTIEKLSTRLAHLEH encoded by the coding sequence ATGCGTTTGATGGTTCTTTTAATATTCTCAATTTTTTTTATTGCCATTCCATTTAGGGCTGCTCTACAGATCGATTGGGAAAAAGTAAAAGACCTTCAGCGTCCGGAAGAATTACGCGTTTATCTAAAGGCTCTGGAAGATTCTGTGGATACGGTTCCGGAAAGAGCTTACCGATACCTGTATCGGCTGGAACCGCTTGTAAACCGGTTTGATCTCCCTGAATTAACTTTAGATTTTCTGTTTTCCAAGGGGCATTATTTTTTTGTTACCGGTCAATATCAAAAAGCATTAAATATCTTCCTTAGCTGCGCTACTCTGGCTTCAAGGAGTCAGCGAAAAAAAGATTATTTAAGGGCCATGAATAATATCGCTGTGGTCTATGCCAGGATGGATCACTATCGGGAGTCCAACAACCAATATCGTCAGCTCATTCCTCTGGCCATTCAATCCGCTGACCAGCGCCGTTTGATGATTATTTACCTTAATATGGCCAATAATTTTTTGTTTTTGAATTTGCCCGATAGCGCCGCCCTTTATTATGCCAAAGCGCTTCCGTTAACCCAACAGGGGTCTTTTTACCGGGCTGCCCTGGAGGTTAATCTGGCGCGCTTGCATGTGCAACTTAAAAACTATTCTCTGGCGCAGGAGTTAGCATGGCGTAGCGCATCATACGCTGATTCGGTAGGCAATATAGAGATGTACCTGGAGAGTCTGGCCAACATTGTGAGTAGTTATATTGGAAAAAAACAATGGCAAAAGGCTGAACGGCTGGCACACCAAATTGAAACTATTGCTCAAGAACGCCAATTGAGATTGCAATTAAAAGACGCTTACTTAACGTTGGCTCAAATCTATCGGGAGATGGGAAAATATGCCCGGGCATTAGATTATTTCCAGAAATACGATGTTTTAAAAGATTCTCTTTATAATGAGTCCATAAGCCAGCAAATCAACGAACTTAAAATTAAATACGATACGGAAAAGAAAGAAAAAGAACTGGCTTTTAAAGAAGCCATCATTAAACGAAAAGACCGGGAAAATCAAGTTTTAACGCTTGGCGCCCTGGTGATGCTAATCCTTCTGAGCGCGATTATCATCCTGTACATTAAAAAACGAATGGCGTACAATCTCCTAGTTCAAAAGGGATTACAATGGAGCGATTGTGGCCTGACCGCCCGAAATAAAATCGCGGTTAATGGCGCCGCGCGTCAGGCCATAAACTCTAAAAAAGAGCGTGAGATTGTGCGCCGGATTGAAGAAGATTTCATTGGCAATAAATGGTTTCGGGAATCAAATTTAACCATTGAGAAGCTTTCGACGCGCCTGGCCCATCTTGAACACTAA
- a CDS encoding SDR family NAD(P)-dependent oxidoreductase yields MAYVKPNPETDYAFILGVSSGFGEATALELAREGFNIIGVHMDRGEALNHVEELKRLIKENGVEAIFFNKNAASEKNRKQVIDEIKAHFGQSENKKQIKVMLHSLAFGSLAPYIHHDLDERLTQKQLEMTINVMANSLVYWTQDLVEEHLLGQGSKIFAMTSSGSLRVIPYYGAVSAAKSALESHVRQLALELAPYKMTVNAIRAGVTFTPALRKIPGHETMIDLALSQIPFKRLTQPSDIAKFILALATSDELWATGNVFNVDGGEVITAYHSTFHHKR; encoded by the coding sequence TTGGCATACGTAAAACCAAATCCAGAAACTGATTATGCGTTTATTCTGGGCGTTTCCAGTGGTTTTGGAGAAGCCACCGCGCTGGAATTAGCCAGGGAAGGATTCAACATCATTGGCGTGCACATGGATCGCGGCGAGGCTTTAAACCACGTGGAAGAATTAAAAAGACTGATCAAAGAGAATGGGGTAGAGGCCATTTTTTTCAATAAAAACGCCGCCTCAGAAAAGAATAGAAAACAGGTAATTGATGAAATAAAAGCGCATTTTGGGCAAAGTGAAAATAAAAAACAAATTAAGGTCATGCTACACTCGCTGGCCTTTGGCTCTCTGGCGCCTTACATTCATCACGATTTAGACGAAAGGTTAACCCAAAAGCAGCTGGAAATGACCATTAACGTGATGGCCAACAGTCTGGTTTACTGGACGCAGGATTTAGTAGAAGAACATTTATTAGGCCAGGGTTCAAAAATTTTTGCCATGACCAGCTCCGGCTCATTGCGCGTAATTCCCTATTACGGAGCCGTTTCGGCGGCAAAGTCCGCTCTGGAATCGCATGTGCGGCAATTAGCACTGGAGCTGGCGCCATACAAAATGACGGTGAATGCCATTCGCGCCGGGGTGACCTTTACGCCAGCCCTGCGTAAGATTCCCGGCCATGAAACGATGATCGACTTAGCACTCAGTCAAATTCCTTTTAAAAGGCTAACCCAACCCAGCGATATTGCTAAATTTATTCTGGCACTGGCTACCTCTGACGAACTATGGGCTACGGGAAATGTGTTCAACGTGGATGGCGGCGAAGTAATCACGGCTTATCATTCAACCTTTCATCATAAGCGTTGA
- a CDS encoding FAD binding domain-containing protein, with amino-acid sequence MKNDVSVLRPKNIEELDQILLRNGAQWTFVAGGTDLLVRKQSWRQSTHIIDLTGVPELHKRIEMDNGRVRIGAAVPYSAVVNHPFIKEHFPLLCEACSQIGSIQIQNRGTIGGNIANASPAGDTLPVLAVLNADILIGPQKNGKFELLKINEIMKGPGQTVLQANQYIAYIEIPVLEAKNQFWAFRKIGQRAAIAISKLSLAVLGWFEEDRKIREIRIATGSVAPVISRHEKTEKILTGQFLNEELIEQAAATLKQEIDPISDVRSTRPYRLEITANVLRDVLYELLKA; translated from the coding sequence ATGAAAAATGATGTTTCCGTTTTACGTCCGAAAAATATAGAGGAACTGGATCAAATTCTTTTGCGAAACGGCGCGCAGTGGACTTTTGTGGCCGGCGGAACCGACCTGCTGGTTCGCAAACAAAGCTGGCGTCAGTCGACGCACATCATCGACCTGACTGGTGTGCCTGAGCTACACAAGCGGATTGAAATGGACAACGGACGCGTACGTATCGGCGCCGCCGTGCCTTACAGCGCCGTCGTTAACCATCCGTTCATCAAAGAACACTTCCCCCTTTTGTGCGAAGCCTGTAGTCAGATAGGCTCCATTCAAATCCAGAACCGCGGCACCATTGGCGGCAACATTGCCAACGCCTCTCCGGCTGGCGATACACTGCCCGTGCTGGCCGTTTTAAACGCCGATATTTTAATCGGTCCGCAAAAAAATGGGAAGTTTGAGCTCCTAAAAATTAACGAAATCATGAAAGGCCCGGGGCAAACCGTTTTACAAGCCAACCAGTACATTGCTTACATTGAAATTCCAGTTCTTGAAGCAAAAAATCAATTCTGGGCCTTTCGCAAAATCGGACAACGCGCGGCCATTGCTATTAGCAAACTAAGCCTGGCCGTTTTGGGCTGGTTTGAAGAAGACCGCAAAATTCGTGAAATTCGCATCGCCACCGGCAGCGTGGCCCCGGTTATTTCGCGACATGAAAAGACCGAAAAGATTTTGACCGGTCAATTTTTAAACGAAGAATTAATCGAACAGGCCGCGGCAACCCTTAAACAGGAAATCGATCCCATTTCCGATGTACGCTCTACGCGCCCGTACCGTCTGGAAATTACGGCCAATGTACTGCGGGATGTGCTTTATGAGCTATTAAAAGCATAA
- a CDS encoding IS1634 family transposase, producing MFIKEVTKKNKGYDKTFVYHQLVESYRTEKGPRQRKLLNLGKLTIPKDQWKTLANRIEEIISGQTSLIEVDEQIEQLAQRYASLLIQNKLKQEKVEKKESPQETETIFTGSVKFRDARSIGGEYISLMMLRKLKFNELLKKLGFKEKDIKLAELLIVGRLVHPSSEWATLRWVKKQSAIDELLELDLSRLSHNKLYRITDQLLEHKDKIENGLVEQERLLFSLQEKIILYDLTNTYFESSRTSELKARGRSKDKRHDMPLVTLGLVLDEDGFPKESRLFSGNVSEPETLSKILDTIGGKVRKLIILDAGIATEENLQLITKRGHDYLVVSRSKPEIEIEENAFKEINHDQRHKVEAYLYRKDKELYLYCRSASRQKKEEAIRQFHQQRFEAELKYAAESLHKKRGTKKYPKVLERIGRIKERHAKVAYFYDITVEHHNGIVTEISWKIKDEQKMDDRFSGTYYLRTSRLDLTDREIWQLYISLTDVEDGFRSLKSELGLRPNFHQKDKRIEGHIFISILAFHVLISLQKQLHDAGVYHRWTTIRELLSVQQRVSVEMKTQKGDLLVIRDTTEPEAIHYLMAQAFKIKPKPLGMKKIRI from the coding sequence ATGTTTATTAAAGAAGTCACAAAAAAGAATAAAGGGTACGATAAAACCTTCGTTTACCATCAATTGGTCGAATCCTATCGTACTGAAAAAGGCCCAAGACAAAGAAAATTGCTCAACCTGGGCAAGCTTACCATTCCTAAAGACCAATGGAAAACACTTGCCAATCGCATCGAAGAGATCATAAGCGGACAAACTTCACTGATCGAAGTGGATGAGCAAATTGAACAATTAGCCCAGCGCTATGCCTCGCTTTTAATTCAAAACAAACTAAAACAAGAAAAGGTAGAAAAAAAAGAAAGCCCACAGGAAACCGAGACCATTTTTACGGGCTCTGTCAAATTCAGAGATGCTCGCAGTATAGGAGGCGAATACATCAGTTTGATGATGTTAAGAAAGCTTAAGTTCAATGAACTTTTAAAAAAGCTGGGCTTTAAGGAGAAGGATATTAAACTGGCCGAACTGTTGATCGTTGGGCGCCTGGTGCACCCCTCAAGCGAATGGGCGACCTTACGCTGGGTCAAAAAGCAAAGCGCCATCGATGAGCTTTTAGAGTTAGACCTTTCAAGACTTTCTCACAATAAACTTTATCGAATTACGGATCAATTATTAGAACATAAGGACAAAATCGAGAATGGTTTAGTAGAGCAAGAGCGTCTGTTATTTTCCTTGCAGGAAAAGATCATCCTGTACGATTTAACCAATACGTATTTTGAGAGTAGCCGTACCAGTGAACTCAAGGCTCGCGGACGTAGTAAAGATAAGCGTCACGATATGCCCCTGGTTACTTTAGGCCTGGTATTGGATGAGGATGGATTCCCCAAGGAGAGTCGTCTTTTCTCTGGCAATGTTTCCGAACCAGAGACTTTGTCTAAAATTCTGGATACGATAGGCGGCAAAGTCAGGAAATTGATTATTTTAGATGCCGGGATTGCCACAGAAGAGAACTTGCAACTGATCACAAAGCGTGGACACGACTATCTGGTTGTCTCACGCAGTAAACCGGAAATCGAGATCGAAGAAAATGCTTTTAAAGAGATTAATCACGATCAACGCCATAAAGTGGAAGCCTATCTTTACCGTAAGGATAAAGAGCTTTATTTATACTGTCGCAGCGCCTCAAGGCAAAAGAAAGAGGAAGCCATTCGACAATTTCATCAGCAGCGCTTTGAGGCGGAGTTGAAATATGCGGCGGAGAGTTTGCACAAGAAACGAGGCACGAAGAAATATCCCAAGGTTTTAGAACGCATTGGCCGCATAAAGGAACGTCATGCAAAGGTGGCCTATTTTTATGATATTACGGTTGAGCATCACAATGGTATCGTGACAGAGATCAGCTGGAAGATAAAAGATGAGCAAAAGATGGATGATCGATTTTCCGGCACGTATTATTTACGGACGAGTCGTCTGGATTTAACGGATCGTGAGATTTGGCAGCTCTACATCAGTTTAACGGATGTGGAGGATGGATTTCGCTCGTTGAAGAGTGAATTAGGCTTAAGGCCTAATTTTCACCAGAAGGATAAACGCATTGAAGGGCATATTTTCATTTCGATTTTAGCCTTTCATGTATTGATAAGTCTTCAAAAACAATTACATGATGCAGGCGTTTATCATCGCTGGACAACCATTCGTGAATTACTTTCCGTACAGCAGCGAGTAAGCGTGGAGATGAAAACTCAGAAAGGAGATTTATTAGTTATAAGAGATACGACCGAACCGGAGGCGATTCATTATTTAATGGCGCAGGCATTTAAGATCAAGCCCAAGCCATTAGGTATGAAAAAGATAAGAATTTAA
- a CDS encoding glucose-6-phosphate isomerase, which yields MSLKLDFSNVVDVNLGSEHGLGMEEIQSLVEKGRRVQQELRKKAEADTLGFYKLPYKKDVFTEILTFANAARKRFDYYVHLGIGGSALGPIAIHTSLKDSYYNLSESPKIFFPDNVDPDWIHDLLKHIDVSRTLFHVVSKSGATAETAATLLYFMKYLKEALKDNFYKNLIFTTDPVEGLLNVIAREYPIKCFRIPPNVGGRFSVLSPVGLISAAIAGVDIEAIVRGAAEMAQQCDNDDLMQNPAFVFAAVHYLYMKRGKNISVMMPYSNKLRDLADWYRQLWAESLGKRYDVHGNVVEVGQTPVKALGATDQHSQVQLYVEGPNDKVIIFLEVEQFEHNEPLHNYFPQIGEFNYFEGKSLGQLLNYEKQATELALTNNQRPNLTIKFSEVSAENVGAFFFLLEAATAFAGGLLEINAFDQPGVEQGKIATYALMGRKGYDKKRKEILEQLEKKRSFVV from the coding sequence ATGTCGTTAAAACTGGACTTTTCTAATGTTGTAGATGTGAATCTTGGTTCCGAACACGGTTTAGGTATGGAAGAAATTCAATCGCTGGTGGAAAAGGGCAGGCGCGTTCAGCAGGAGCTGCGAAAAAAGGCCGAAGCCGATACGCTCGGTTTTTACAAATTACCTTACAAAAAAGATGTGTTTACCGAAATTTTAACTTTTGCCAATGCCGCTCGAAAAAGATTTGATTATTACGTCCATCTGGGCATTGGCGGTTCGGCGCTGGGCCCCATTGCCATTCATACTTCGTTGAAGGATTCCTATTATAACCTGAGCGAAAGTCCCAAAATATTTTTTCCTGACAATGTGGACCCGGACTGGATTCATGATTTGTTGAAACACATCGATGTTTCCAGAACCTTATTTCATGTCGTCTCCAAATCCGGCGCCACGGCCGAAACCGCCGCCACCTTATTGTACTTTATGAAATATCTGAAAGAGGCGTTAAAAGACAACTTTTACAAAAATCTAATCTTTACCACCGATCCGGTTGAGGGATTGCTGAATGTAATTGCGCGTGAATACCCCATAAAATGTTTTCGCATTCCGCCCAACGTGGGCGGAAGATTTTCCGTCCTTTCACCGGTGGGGTTGATATCGGCGGCCATTGCCGGCGTGGACATAGAAGCCATTGTGCGCGGCGCGGCAGAGATGGCCCAGCAATGCGATAATGACGACCTGATGCAAAATCCCGCCTTTGTTTTCGCCGCCGTTCATTATCTGTACATGAAGCGAGGCAAAAACATCAGCGTTATGATGCCTTACAGCAATAAACTGCGCGATCTGGCGGATTGGTACCGGCAGCTTTGGGCCGAAAGCCTGGGCAAACGGTACGATGTTCACGGTAATGTGGTAGAAGTTGGCCAAACGCCGGTTAAAGCGCTAGGCGCAACCGATCAACATTCCCAGGTGCAGCTTTACGTAGAGGGGCCCAACGACAAGGTGATTATCTTTCTGGAAGTGGAACAATTTGAACATAATGAACCGCTGCATAACTATTTTCCGCAGATTGGCGAGTTCAACTATTTTGAAGGCAAATCGCTGGGGCAACTGCTTAACTATGAAAAACAGGCCACCGAGCTGGCCCTTACCAATAATCAGCGGCCCAATTTAACCATTAAGTTTTCAGAAGTATCTGCGGAAAATGTGGGCGCTTTTTTCTTTTTATTGGAAGCCGCAACCGCCTTTGCCGGCGGTCTGCTGGAAATCAATGCTTTCGATCAGCCGGGCGTGGAACAGGGCAAAATTGCCACTTATGCCCTGATGGGACGCAAAGGTTACGACAAAAAACGAAAAGAAATTTTAGAACAATTGGAAAAAAAGCGCTCGTTTGTGGTTTAG
- a CDS encoding (2Fe-2S)-binding protein: MNVSFKVNGKRVTLDIHPHKRLLDVLHDDLQLISVKEGCGEGECGACTILFDGKNVNSCLIPAFQADGHEIVTIEGLREWSGFETIERAYLEHGAVQCAFCLSGFVISTVAYLKDQQKENTGEEEIKTALAGNLCRCTGYTKIVEAVRDLAEHEQLKTQFDEDWPYEK, translated from the coding sequence ATGAACGTCTCCTTTAAGGTTAACGGAAAGCGCGTCACGCTTGACATTCATCCCCATAAACGTCTGCTCGACGTGTTGCACGACGACTTGCAATTAATCTCGGTAAAAGAAGGGTGCGGCGAAGGCGAATGCGGCGCCTGTACGATTTTGTTCGACGGTAAAAATGTCAACTCCTGCCTGATTCCGGCTTTTCAGGCCGATGGGCACGAAATTGTAACGATTGAGGGGCTGCGGGAATGGTCTGGTTTTGAGACCATTGAACGGGCCTACCTGGAACATGGCGCCGTACAGTGCGCCTTTTGTCTTTCTGGTTTTGTGATTTCTACCGTGGCTTATTTAAAAGATCAGCAAAAGGAAAACACAGGCGAAGAAGAAATCAAAACCGCCCTGGCCGGCAATCTTTGCCGCTGCACCGGTTACACTAAAATCGTGGAGGCCGTTCGAGACCTGGCCGAACACGAACAGCTTAAAACGCAATTTGATGAGGATTGGCCGTATGAAAAATGA
- a CDS encoding ATP-dependent Clp protease ATP-binding subunit, which yields MKNNFTSRVSKVIRYSKEEAMRLGHDYIGTEHLLLGIIKEGEGIAVKILQNLGVDLNKLKKAIEDATAPSGGTMTIGNLPLSKRAEKALKMTYIEAKNFKNDVVGTEHLLLSILKEKDSLAAQILLTFNVDYTACYNELENILAGNPSSPVPKQSPKKIKTPALDHFGTDLTQMALEGKLDPIIGRDKEIQRVAQILSRRKKNNPVLIGEPGVGKTAIAEGLSLRIIQKKVPRVLHNKRIVALDMGSIVAGTKYRGQFEERMKAIMNELEKADDVILFIDELHTIVGAGGASGSLDASNMFKPALARGELQCIGATTLDEYRMYIEKDGALERRFQKVMVEPTSPEETLEILYSIKDRYETHHHVEYTDEAIQAIISLCERYITDKHFPDKAIDVLDEAGSRVHLQNLVVPKEILEMEAEIERVRVEKESLAKMQDFEGAARLRDIERNLTQKLDQARLEWEVSEENRISTVTKKDVADVVSMMTGIPTDRIALSESEKLLKMNDELKKRVIGQDDAIETITRAIRRARAGLKDPNRPIGSFLFLGPTGVGKTYLAKQLAEYLFENPNTLIRVDMSEYMEKFNVSRLIGSPPGYVGYEEGGILTEQVRRHPYSVILFDEIEKAHPDIFNILLQVLDDGILTDSLGHRVDFKNTIIIMTSNVGVKNLKNTSRFGFANEKATDSFDQIKNKIEDELKRAFNPEFLNRLDDIVYFKQFTQTDALKIVDLALNELVKKLKERKIEFQLTDGAKKFIAERGFDPLYGARPLRRAIQKYIEDPIADELIKGVFSDGSIIQIKMKNKNELTFTEIGRREDTPEDVELKG from the coding sequence ATGAAGAACAATTTCACCAGCCGCGTATCCAAAGTCATTCGCTATTCGAAAGAAGAGGCCATGCGGCTTGGACATGACTATATTGGCACCGAGCATCTTCTTTTAGGGATTATTAAAGAGGGTGAAGGCATTGCTGTTAAAATTTTGCAGAACCTCGGTGTTGATCTGAACAAGCTTAAAAAAGCCATCGAAGACGCCACGGCGCCCTCTGGCGGCACCATGACCATCGGCAACCTGCCGCTTTCTAAACGGGCCGAAAAGGCGCTGAAGATGACATACATTGAAGCCAAAAATTTTAAAAACGATGTGGTGGGCACCGAGCATCTGCTGCTCTCCATTTTAAAGGAAAAGGACAGCCTGGCAGCGCAGATCTTGCTCACATTTAATGTGGATTACACTGCCTGCTACAATGAGCTGGAAAATATTTTAGCGGGCAACCCTTCCTCGCCGGTTCCCAAACAAAGTCCCAAAAAAATAAAAACGCCGGCGCTGGATCATTTTGGCACAGATTTAACGCAGATGGCCCTGGAAGGCAAGCTGGATCCGATCATCGGTCGCGATAAGGAGATCCAGCGTGTGGCGCAAATTCTTTCCAGAAGGAAAAAGAACAACCCCGTGTTAATCGGGGAGCCCGGCGTGGGTAAAACGGCCATAGCCGAAGGCTTAAGTTTGAGAATTATCCAGAAAAAAGTACCGCGCGTTTTACACAACAAGCGAATTGTCGCCCTGGATATGGGCTCCATTGTGGCGGGCACCAAATATCGTGGGCAATTTGAAGAACGGATGAAAGCCATTATGAACGAGCTGGAGAAAGCCGACGACGTCATCCTGTTCATCGACGAGCTGCACACTATTGTGGGCGCCGGCGGCGCTTCGGGCTCGCTGGATGCTTCCAATATGTTTAAACCGGCGCTGGCCCGCGGAGAGTTGCAATGCATTGGCGCCACAACGCTCGATGAATATCGCATGTACATCGAAAAAGACGGCGCGCTGGAACGACGTTTTCAGAAGGTGATGGTGGAACCCACCTCGCCAGAAGAGACGCTTGAAATCCTGTATTCCATTAAAGATCGCTACGAAACGCATCACCATGTGGAATACACGGATGAAGCCATTCAGGCTATTATTTCATTGTGCGAACGGTACATCACCGACAAACATTTTCCGGACAAAGCCATCGATGTGCTGGACGAAGCCGGTTCGCGAGTGCACCTGCAAAATTTAGTGGTTCCCAAAGAAATTCTGGAAATGGAAGCCGAGATCGAGCGCGTACGCGTGGAAAAAGAATCGCTGGCTAAAATGCAGGACTTTGAAGGGGCCGCACGGCTGCGCGACATCGAACGCAATTTAACGCAAAAGCTGGATCAGGCGCGCCTGGAATGGGAAGTGTCAGAAGAAAATCGCATTTCCACGGTGACCAAAAAAGACGTTGCCGACGTGGTGTCCATGATGACCGGTATTCCGACCGATCGCATTGCGCTGAGCGAATCGGAAAAACTGCTTAAAATGAACGATGAACTCAAGAAACGCGTGATCGGCCAGGATGATGCCATCGAAACGATTACACGAGCCATTCGCCGCGCCCGCGCCGGACTCAAAGACCCCAACCGTCCCATTGGCTCATTCTTATTCTTAGGACCAACCGGCGTTGGTAAAACCTATCTGGCTAAACAATTGGCCGAGTACTTGTTCGAAAATCCGAACACTTTAATTCGCGTGGACATGAGCGAGTACATGGAAAAATTCAATGTGTCGCGTTTAATTGGTTCGCCTCCGGGTTACGTTGGCTACGAAGAAGGCGGCATTTTAACCGAGCAGGTGCGTCGTCATCCCTATTCCGTTATCTTGTTTGATGAGATCGAAAAAGCCCATCCGGACATCTTTAACATTCTGCTGCAGGTGCTGGACGACGGTATTTTGACCGATTCTCTCGGGCATCGCGTTGATTTCAAAAATACGATCATTATCATGACTTCCAACGTCGGTGTAAAAAATCTGAAAAACACCAGCCGCTTTGGCTTTGCGAACGAAAAAGCGACGGATAGTTTTGATCAGATCAAGAATAAAATCGAAGACGAATTAAAACGCGCCTTCAATCCGGAATTTCTGAACCGTCTGGATGATATTGTGTACTTTAAACAGTTTACGCAAACTGACGCGCTTAAAATTGTTGATCTGGCCCTGAACGAACTGGTTAAAAAATTGAAAGAACGCAAGATTGAATTTCAATTGACAGATGGAGCTAAAAAGTTCATTGCCGAGCGCGGGTTCGATCCGCTTTACGGCGCCCGTCCTTTGCGACGCGCCATTCAAAAATACATCGAAGATCCGATTGCCGACGAACTGATTAAAGGCGTATTTAGCGATGGCAGCATCATTCAAATAAAAATGAAAAATAAAAACGAATTGACCTTTACGGAAATCGGCAGGCGTGAAGACACTCCGGAAGACGTTGAATTGAAAGGTTAA
- a CDS encoding helix-turn-helix domain-containing protein, translating to MGLNFVQDGLGIHSRYLSQIIHEIYGMNFPQFLNNLRVQEAIRLFQEKDSQHYSIEGIGKQVGFQSKSTFHTAFKKITGVTPSYFRDGIKRMRKTSTEGSFLKKEKARPTKQSERSSC from the coding sequence TTGGGCTTAAATTTTGTTCAAGATGGGCTGGGGATTCATTCCCGCTATCTGTCCCAAATCATCCATGAAATATATGGAATGAATTTCCCGCAGTTTTTAAATAATCTACGTGTTCAGGAAGCCATTCGTCTGTTTCAGGAAAAAGACTCGCAACACTATTCCATTGAAGGCATTGGCAAACAGGTCGGTTTTCAATCCAAGTCCACATTCCACACTGCCTTTAAAAAGATAACCGGCGTCACGCCCAGCTATTTTCGAGATGGAATAAAACGGATGCGTAAAACATCGACGGAGGGATCTTTTTTAAAAAAAGAGAAGGCCCGCCCGACAAAGCAAAGCGAGCGTTCTTCTTGCTAA